Proteins from a single region of Catenulispora acidiphila DSM 44928:
- the rnc gene encoding ribonuclease III translates to MASSNRSGKGGTGASAPPEDLIARLGLPVDARLIDRALTHRSYAYENGGLPTNERLEFLGDSVLGLVVTDTLYTTHSELPEGQLAKLRSAVVNSKALAEVARGLRLGDYVKLGRGEETTGGRDKASILADTLEALIGSVYLDHGIEVAFDLVRRLFGPLIATSATLGAGLDWKTSLQELTAVAGIGVPDYRVTETGPDHDKFFEADACVGGTVYGHGSGRSKKEAEQQAAEEAWRTIRETHAEALAAKGVLPGPAGDRKLTHGPYDIEPDPAADAS, encoded by the coding sequence GTGGCGTCTTCGAACAGGTCCGGCAAGGGCGGGACAGGAGCCTCCGCCCCGCCGGAGGACCTCATCGCCCGTCTCGGTCTGCCCGTTGACGCCCGGCTCATCGACCGGGCCCTGACCCACCGCTCGTACGCGTACGAGAACGGCGGCCTGCCCACCAACGAGCGCCTGGAGTTCCTCGGCGACTCGGTGCTGGGCTTGGTGGTCACCGACACGCTCTACACCACGCACAGCGAGCTGCCCGAGGGGCAGCTCGCCAAGCTGCGTTCGGCCGTGGTGAACTCCAAGGCCCTGGCCGAGGTCGCCCGCGGACTCCGCCTGGGCGACTACGTGAAGCTCGGGCGCGGCGAGGAGACCACCGGAGGCCGCGACAAGGCCTCCATCCTCGCCGACACCCTCGAGGCCCTGATCGGCTCGGTCTACCTGGACCACGGCATCGAGGTCGCCTTCGACCTGGTCCGCCGCCTGTTCGGCCCGCTGATCGCCACCTCGGCGACCCTCGGCGCCGGCCTGGACTGGAAGACCTCCCTGCAGGAGCTGACCGCCGTCGCCGGCATCGGCGTCCCGGACTACCGCGTCACCGAGACCGGCCCGGACCACGACAAGTTCTTCGAGGCCGACGCCTGCGTCGGCGGCACCGTCTACGGCCACGGCTCCGGCCGCTCGAAGAAGGAAGCCGAGCAGCAAGCCGCCGAGGAAGCCTGGCGCACCATCCGCGAGACGCACGCCGAGGCGCTGGCCGCCAAAGGCGTGCTCCCGGGTCCCGCGGGCGACCGCAAGCTGACCCACGGGCCTTACGACATCGAGCCGGATCCGGCGGCGGACGCTTCCTGA
- a CDS encoding NAD(P)/FAD-dependent oxidoreductase: MSTISSQAPESGQGAPDAPAVVVIGAGPAGLTAAYQLVKAGVRPAVFEADDVVGGISRTVERGGWRFDIGGHRFFTKAGPVEALWHEILPDEDFLMRPRMSRIHYRGKLFDYPLKAGNALSGLGVVEAVRCVGSYVWAQIKPPKDQTKFEGWVAARFGFRLYSIFFKTYTEKVWGMPANEIEADWAAQRIKNLSLFKAVANALAPKRNQKQITSLIEQFQYPKYGPGMMWERCRDLVADGGGSVVMNTWVRTVHRAEGGAVAVTVKDADGERTVPADHVISSMPISALVRAMDPPAPAEVLAAADDLRYRDFLTVALVVPESAGFPDNWIYIHTPGVRVGRIQNFGSWSPYLVKEGRTCLGLEYFVSEGDDLWEAADDVLIKQGAQELEALGLVSSDAVEEGYVVRMPKAYPVYDEYYRGNVEVIREWLAREAPNVHPVGRNGMHRYNNQDHSMMTAMLTAENIATGTTHDVWTVNVEEEYHEEAADQKPASGGSSASGTSGTGRDAPIVPRRRVEEAKSDQRV; encoded by the coding sequence GTGTCAACAATCTCCTCACAAGCACCAGAATCCGGACAGGGTGCGCCCGACGCGCCCGCCGTCGTCGTCATCGGTGCCGGGCCGGCCGGGCTGACCGCCGCCTACCAGCTGGTCAAGGCCGGTGTGCGGCCGGCCGTGTTCGAGGCCGACGACGTGGTCGGCGGGATCAGCCGGACCGTGGAGCGCGGGGGTTGGCGCTTCGACATCGGCGGCCACCGCTTCTTCACCAAGGCCGGACCGGTGGAGGCGCTGTGGCACGAGATCCTCCCCGACGAGGACTTCCTGATGCGGCCGCGCATGAGCCGCATCCACTACCGCGGCAAGCTGTTCGACTACCCGCTCAAGGCCGGCAACGCGCTGTCCGGGCTGGGTGTGGTCGAGGCCGTGCGCTGCGTCGGGTCCTACGTCTGGGCGCAGATCAAGCCGCCGAAGGACCAGACCAAGTTCGAGGGCTGGGTCGCCGCACGCTTCGGTTTCCGGCTCTACTCGATCTTCTTCAAGACCTACACCGAGAAGGTGTGGGGTATGCCGGCCAACGAGATCGAGGCCGACTGGGCCGCCCAGCGCATCAAGAACCTGTCGCTGTTCAAGGCGGTCGCCAACGCGCTGGCGCCCAAGCGCAACCAGAAGCAGATCACCAGCCTGATCGAGCAGTTCCAGTACCCGAAGTACGGTCCCGGCATGATGTGGGAGCGCTGCCGGGACCTGGTCGCCGACGGCGGCGGCTCGGTCGTGATGAACACCTGGGTCAGGACCGTGCACCGCGCCGAGGGCGGCGCCGTCGCGGTGACCGTGAAGGACGCCGACGGCGAGCGCACCGTCCCGGCCGACCACGTGATCTCCTCCATGCCGATCTCCGCGCTGGTGCGCGCGATGGACCCGCCGGCGCCGGCCGAGGTCCTCGCCGCCGCCGACGACCTGCGCTACCGCGACTTCCTCACCGTCGCGCTGGTCGTGCCGGAGTCCGCCGGCTTCCCCGACAACTGGATCTACATCCACACCCCCGGCGTCCGCGTCGGCCGGATCCAGAACTTCGGCTCCTGGTCGCCGTACCTGGTCAAGGAGGGGCGCACCTGCCTCGGGCTGGAGTACTTCGTCTCCGAGGGCGACGACCTGTGGGAGGCCGCCGACGACGTCCTGATCAAGCAGGGCGCGCAGGAACTCGAAGCTCTCGGCCTGGTGTCCTCGGACGCCGTCGAGGAGGGCTACGTGGTGCGGATGCCGAAGGCGTACCCGGTCTACGACGAGTACTACCGGGGCAACGTCGAGGTCATCCGCGAGTGGCTCGCCCGCGAGGCGCCGAACGTGCACCCGGTCGGCCGCAACGGCATGCACCGCTACAACAACCAGGACCACTCGATGATGACGGCGATGCTCACCGCCGAGAACATCGCCACCGGCACCACGCACGACGTGTGGACGGTGAACGTCGAGGAGGAGTACCACGAGGAGGCCGCGGACCAGAAGCCCGCGTCGGGCGGCTCCAGCGCCTCCGGAACCTCCGGCACCGGCCGCGACGCCCCGATCGTGCCGCGCCGCCGGGTCGAGGAAGCCAAGAGCGACCAGCGAGTCTGA
- the mutM gene encoding bifunctional DNA-formamidopyrimidine glycosylase/DNA-(apurinic or apyrimidinic site) lyase encodes MPELPEVEVVRRGLERWAVGRTVAAAEVLHPRAIRRHPDGPEDFAARAAGLTLLSAERRGKFLWLPLGEGETSVGEAVTGHLGMSGQLLLQPSGTPDEKHLRIRFTFADDGPELRFVDQRTFGGMALEKLEHDRQGVVVPASVVHIARDVLDPEFDVDFFHSELRRRNTGLKRALLDQTRVSGIGNIYADEALWIARLHYDRPTSKMRRPDTDRVLEAAREVMTAALAVGGTSFDSLYVNVNGESGYFARSLHAYGREGEPCERCGTPIKRESFMNRSSYFCPKCQRLPR; translated from the coding sequence GTGCCCGAACTGCCTGAAGTAGAAGTCGTCCGCCGCGGTCTGGAACGCTGGGCTGTCGGGCGCACCGTCGCCGCCGCCGAGGTGCTGCATCCGCGGGCGATCCGCCGCCATCCCGATGGACCCGAGGACTTCGCCGCGCGTGCCGCCGGGCTCACGCTGCTCAGCGCGGAGCGCCGGGGCAAGTTCCTGTGGCTGCCGCTCGGTGAGGGCGAGACCAGTGTCGGCGAGGCGGTGACCGGGCATCTCGGGATGAGCGGCCAGCTGCTGCTCCAGCCCTCCGGTACTCCGGATGAGAAGCACCTGCGCATCCGCTTCACCTTCGCCGACGATGGTCCCGAGCTGCGCTTCGTCGACCAGCGCACCTTCGGCGGCATGGCGCTGGAGAAGCTGGAGCACGACCGGCAGGGCGTGGTCGTCCCGGCTTCCGTCGTCCACATCGCGCGCGATGTCCTGGACCCCGAGTTCGACGTCGACTTCTTCCACAGCGAGCTGCGCCGCCGCAACACCGGCCTGAAGCGCGCGCTGCTGGACCAGACCCGGGTCAGCGGTATCGGCAACATCTACGCCGACGAGGCGCTGTGGATCGCGCGCCTGCACTACGACCGCCCGACCTCGAAGATGCGCCGCCCCGACACCGACCGGGTGCTCGAGGCGGCGCGCGAGGTGATGACCGCCGCTCTCGCCGTCGGCGGGACGTCCTTCGACAGCCTGTATGTGAACGTCAACGGCGAGAGCGGCTACTTCGCCCGGTCGCTGCACGCCTACGGCCGCGAAGGAGAGCCCTGCGAACGCTGCGGGACGCCGATCAAGCGCGAGTCGTTCATGAATCGGTCGAGCTACTTCTGTCCGAAGTGTCAGCGGCTGCCTCGCTAG
- the rpmF gene encoding 50S ribosomal protein L32, with the protein MAVPKRKKSRSRTRSRRAQWKAAPLTLVACENCGQTKVPHHLCANCGTYDRRQVVEV; encoded by the coding sequence GTGGCCGTCCCGAAGCGCAAGAAGTCCCGCAGCCGTACCCGTTCCCGCCGTGCCCAGTGGAAGGCCGCGCCGCTGACCCTGGTGGCCTGCGAGAACTGCGGCCAGACGAAGGTCCCGCACCACCTGTGCGCGAACTGCGGCACCTATGACCGCCGCCAGGTCGTCGAGGTCTGA
- a CDS encoding ATP synthase subunit B family protein, which yields MATSDRLEQMVGDLVQIVETAKAVPMSASCVINRAEVLEILHELAAGVSEELAESRRLVAEREEVIAQARRDASEHIEAARRERGSMLSGTEVGREAERIRGAALEEARRIREDADNYVDDKLANFEVVLTKTLQAVGRGRAKMVGRDPMSELGEHMAEQDAVEAATRPEYDFDERDEVPTGSAYQREPGYNTGEYPKYTDEAYETQQNGYQQEPSYQPAEPVYQEQPAYQEAAYPEPAYQEQPAYAPEPVYAQQGAGYAQSEYGQSEYGLPEPELSHEFAAADMSGVFQRPDFSQDYPPQEYQHQQQPAQVAVGYGYDQENGYAANYSDPASVPYPVQPYGTQYEQQQQPEYHSGEYQAYPQHEQQQQQYAQQPSHQQHPEASGFFDTGMIDVRQFRDDPYQQH from the coding sequence GTGGCCACAAGCGACCGCCTGGAGCAGATGGTCGGCGACCTCGTGCAGATCGTCGAGACCGCCAAAGCGGTGCCGATGTCTGCCTCGTGCGTCATCAACCGCGCCGAGGTCCTGGAGATCCTGCACGAACTCGCCGCCGGGGTGTCCGAGGAACTCGCCGAGTCCCGGCGCCTCGTCGCCGAGCGCGAGGAGGTGATAGCCCAGGCCCGGCGGGACGCCTCGGAGCACATCGAGGCGGCCCGGCGCGAGCGCGGCAGCATGCTCTCGGGCACCGAGGTGGGCCGGGAGGCCGAGCGCATCCGCGGCGCCGCCCTGGAGGAGGCGCGCCGGATCCGCGAGGACGCCGACAACTACGTCGACGACAAGCTCGCCAACTTCGAGGTCGTGCTGACCAAGACGCTGCAGGCCGTGGGCCGCGGCCGGGCCAAGATGGTCGGCCGGGACCCGATGTCCGAACTCGGCGAGCACATGGCCGAGCAGGACGCCGTCGAGGCCGCCACCCGCCCCGAGTACGACTTCGACGAGCGCGACGAGGTCCCCACCGGCAGCGCCTACCAGCGGGAGCCGGGCTACAACACCGGCGAGTACCCGAAGTACACCGACGAGGCCTACGAGACGCAGCAGAACGGCTACCAGCAGGAGCCGTCCTACCAGCCGGCCGAGCCCGTCTACCAGGAGCAGCCCGCCTACCAGGAGGCCGCCTACCCGGAGCCGGCGTACCAGGAGCAGCCCGCCTACGCCCCGGAGCCCGTGTATGCCCAGCAGGGCGCCGGCTACGCGCAGAGCGAGTACGGCCAGAGCGAGTACGGCCTGCCCGAGCCCGAGCTCTCCCACGAGTTCGCCGCGGCCGACATGAGCGGCGTCTTCCAGCGCCCCGACTTCTCGCAGGACTACCCGCCGCAGGAGTACCAGCACCAGCAGCAGCCGGCGCAGGTCGCGGTCGGCTACGGCTACGACCAGGAGAACGGGTACGCCGCGAACTACAGCGACCCGGCGTCGGTCCCGTACCCGGTCCAGCCCTACGGCACCCAGTACGAGCAGCAGCAGCAGCCGGAGTACCACAGCGGCGAGTACCAGGCCTACCCGCAGCACGAGCAGCAACAGCAGCAGTACGCCCAGCAGCCCTCGCACCAGCAGCACCCCGAGGCGTCAGGGTTCTTCGACACCGGCATGATCGACGTGCGCCAGTTCCGGGACGACCCGTACCAGCAGCACTGA
- the rsmD gene encoding 16S rRNA (guanine(966)-N(2))-methyltransferase RsmD — MTRVIAGAARGRRLAVPPGDGTRPTGDRAREGLFSALASEFGGLSGLSVLDLFAGSGALGLEALSRGAEKVLLVEADRRVTKLIAQNIATVDLPGARVVADRAERAVAGEVPKEAPFDLVLLDPPYAVADGEVVTILTALGEGGWLAPDAVAVLERSARDRDFPWPAGYEATRSKSYGEARMNFAVWYVRGAPTTGPLNPPE; from the coding sequence ATGACCCGCGTCATCGCCGGCGCCGCCCGAGGCCGCCGCCTCGCCGTTCCGCCCGGCGACGGCACGCGTCCCACCGGCGACCGTGCCCGGGAAGGTCTGTTCTCCGCCCTGGCATCCGAATTCGGTGGCTTGTCCGGATTATCAGTCCTCGACCTCTTCGCCGGTTCCGGTGCCCTCGGTCTCGAAGCGCTCTCGCGCGGCGCTGAGAAGGTGCTGCTGGTCGAGGCCGATCGGCGCGTCACCAAGCTGATCGCGCAGAACATCGCGACTGTCGATCTGCCTGGCGCGCGGGTCGTCGCCGATCGGGCCGAGCGGGCTGTCGCCGGTGAGGTGCCGAAGGAGGCGCCGTTCGACCTGGTGCTGCTGGATCCGCCGTACGCGGTGGCCGATGGCGAGGTCGTGACCATCCTCACAGCTTTGGGGGAGGGCGGGTGGCTCGCGCCGGACGCGGTGGCGGTGCTGGAGCGCTCGGCTCGGGACAGGGATTTCCCCTGGCCGGCGGGTTATGAAGCCACGCGGAGCAAGAGTTACGGGGAGGCCCGGATGAACTTCGCTGTCTGGTACGTTCGCGGCGCGCCAACGACCGGTCCCCTCAATCCGCCGGAGTAA
- the coaD gene encoding pantetheine-phosphate adenylyltransferase has protein sequence MDEPVTRRVVCPGSFDPVTNGHLDIIGRASGLFDEVVVAVGVNAGKAGSLFTIEERIDLVKQASAEYGNVRAEPFEGLLVDFCAQRGIRAIMKGLRAVSDYEYELQMSHMNHRLSGVETLFVASNPLYSYLSSSLLKEVASLGGDVSGLVPDLVLSALTDRLAERKKKSA, from the coding sequence ATGGACGAGCCCGTCACCCGCCGTGTGGTCTGTCCCGGGTCCTTCGACCCGGTCACCAACGGCCACCTGGACATCATCGGCCGCGCCTCGGGGCTGTTCGACGAGGTCGTGGTCGCGGTGGGGGTGAACGCGGGCAAGGCCGGGTCGCTGTTCACCATCGAGGAGCGCATCGATCTGGTGAAGCAGGCCAGTGCCGAGTACGGGAACGTGCGGGCCGAGCCGTTCGAGGGACTGCTGGTCGACTTCTGCGCGCAGCGCGGGATCCGCGCGATCATGAAGGGCCTGCGGGCGGTGAGCGACTACGAGTACGAACTCCAGATGTCGCACATGAACCACCGGCTCTCCGGCGTCGAGACGCTGTTCGTGGCCTCGAATCCGCTGTACAGCTACCTGTCCTCCTCGCTGCTGAAAGAGGTCGCCTCGCTCGGCGGCGATGTCTCGGGGCTGGTCCCCGACCTGGTGCTTTCGGCCCTTACCGACCGACTGGCTGAACGGAAGAAGAAGTCCGCGTAG
- a CDS encoding DUF2142 domain-containing protein, with product MSPTVPARQHRSPLHRSPLHRTWRTAFAAFALLAAAWSLAMPPDGTTDERQHIERAYGAVTGHLLAPQGEDPLVHRPGAAFEVPKSLLPPNALCVYFPNLHQDQSWVARSATCQEPAPATHAKTRVVSWVGRYNPLYYLAVGAPLRFWPTTTGIVLSRILAALLASAFAATAATIAIRTRRPLLLAALLTVLTPTTIALNATVNPNGIEISAALLLWVCLVDLARATSAVSANAGSAARSVVGGVLRRSRLRRGAAAEAEAARVRLMRRASAAAEADSVASDARLRDAWEAYFDAGAARMRRAMEVDPDSPAISEHTFSQPALLLLAAISGAVVLTVRAEGPFWFALAVGGSLAVAERGRLQELLRWRAARLVAAAWAVVGALGMAWNVVSGNDKVTHTLIAVHLADHRVSTLLRLIAVNRVGGWFSEAFALDVQASWVPMLWAALSAAVLIPLAMLRSRRVVVVALAVAAASLGITVLLEIKFLGTLGWSQYGRYFLPGLAGTAVLLASGNAAELPSVLQRRIPRLFALGAAFCQLWVLAVEMTRVQAGPNAPVNPFGGSWHPAVGSLTVLGVAVLGAAGLIALVWVATATAAPPPTPAVPLSLPAPAPAATAPDGSRVVPEPANS from the coding sequence ATGTCCCCGACCGTGCCCGCGCGGCAGCACCGATCCCCCCTGCACCGATCCCCCCTGCACAGAACCTGGCGCACAGCCTTCGCAGCCTTCGCCCTCCTGGCCGCCGCCTGGTCCCTCGCCATGCCCCCCGACGGCACCACCGACGAACGCCAGCACATCGAGCGCGCCTACGGAGCCGTAACCGGCCACCTCCTAGCCCCCCAAGGCGAAGACCCCCTGGTCCACCGCCCAGGAGCAGCCTTCGAGGTCCCCAAGAGCCTGCTCCCCCCCAACGCCCTCTGCGTCTACTTCCCAAACCTCCACCAGGACCAAAGCTGGGTCGCACGCAGCGCCACCTGCCAAGAACCCGCCCCCGCCACCCACGCCAAAACCCGCGTGGTCTCCTGGGTAGGCCGCTACAACCCCCTGTACTACCTCGCAGTAGGCGCCCCACTCCGCTTCTGGCCAACCACGACCGGCATCGTGCTGAGCCGCATCCTGGCAGCCCTCCTCGCCTCAGCCTTCGCAGCCACCGCCGCCACCATCGCGATCCGCACCCGCCGCCCCCTGCTCCTAGCCGCACTCCTCACGGTGCTGACCCCGACCACCATCGCCCTCAACGCGACGGTGAACCCCAACGGCATCGAGATCTCGGCGGCGCTGCTGCTGTGGGTGTGCTTGGTGGACCTGGCGCGGGCGACATCAGCGGTGTCGGCGAATGCGGGCTCTGCGGCACGCTCGGTGGTCGGCGGCGTGTTGCGGCGGTCGCGTCTGAGGCGAGGGGCTGCGGCGGAGGCCGAGGCGGCGCGGGTGCGGCTGATGCGGCGAGCTTCTGCGGCGGCTGAGGCTGACTCTGTGGCGAGCGATGCGCGGCTGCGAGACGCTTGGGAGGCGTATTTCGATGCGGGCGCGGCGCGAATGCGGCGGGCGATGGAGGTCGATCCTGACTCTCCAGCAATCTCTGAGCACACATTCTCCCAACCCGCGCTTCTCCTCCTCGCCGCGATTTCCGGCGCCGTCGTCCTGACCGTCCGTGCCGAGGGCCCGTTCTGGTTCGCGCTCGCGGTCGGCGGTTCGTTGGCGGTGGCGGAACGCGGTCGGCTTCAGGAGTTGCTGCGGTGGCGTGCTGCCCGCCTCGTGGCTGCTGCGTGGGCTGTGGTCGGGGCGCTCGGGATGGCGTGGAACGTCGTCTCCGGCAACGACAAGGTCACTCACACCCTCATCGCCGTCCACCTCGCCGACCATCGCGTCAGCACCCTGCTGCGGCTGATCGCCGTGAACCGGGTCGGCGGTTGGTTCAGCGAGGCGTTCGCGCTGGACGTGCAGGCTTCGTGGGTTCCCATGCTGTGGGCGGCATTATCAGCAGCAGTGCTCATCCCGCTCGCCATGCTGCGGAGCCGGCGCGTGGTGGTCGTGGCGCTCGCGGTCGCGGCGGCGTCGCTCGGCATCACCGTGCTGCTGGAGATCAAGTTCCTCGGCACGCTCGGCTGGTCCCAGTACGGCCGCTACTTCCTGCCCGGTCTGGCCGGGACCGCCGTGCTGCTGGCCTCTGGGAACGCCGCAGAGCTGCCGTCGGTGCTGCAACGCCGCATCCCGCGCCTGTTCGCGCTCGGCGCCGCGTTCTGCCAGCTCTGGGTGCTCGCCGTGGAGATGACGCGCGTCCAGGCCGGTCCCAACGCCCCGGTGAATCCGTTCGGCGGGTCCTGGCATCCGGCTGTCGGGTCGCTCACGGTGCTCGGCGTCGCGGTGCTCGGGGCGGCGGGGCTGATCGCCTTGGTGTGGGTCGCCACCGCCACCGCCGCGCCGCCGCCGACCCCCGCCGTCCCCCTCAGCCTCCCCGCCCCCGCCCCCGCCGCTACCGCACCGGACGGGTCGCGAGTGGTACCCGAACCGGCAAACTCCTGA
- a CDS encoding PIG-L family deacetylase, with protein MRPPVKLRAALLAFAAALFSVPSAPARADTFAASPSIVQVVAHADDTFLFFNPDLRKVYDFPLVTVFLTAGAATTEVGPNQAFSSTCLYGQSRDKGARAAAAEIAGVRNPTWTRTPITFAGKVAEEDTLDQAPQVKLVFFKLHDAGDANYVSGVNKQGILEQIYNSGQITGWHQATMGTLAADGGSDCEQQYANQTYTKSQLTASLTALYAHYNATVVYGMDPHRFDSDPGNTDHLGAGGFTLDSVAAYHGPGSGGHVLLRPYRDYNISKEGSTLNGGDSATKNGDFISYLGPDRGDIPGVYHGLYDTSPDPNNSFYTPFYSRQYSRWPNGEVWTALDGTGKLNAFAILNSQVQQWIETTPGGAWTGPTPIPNSSGLTPTLSVIRDPSGMLRVFTTRLSDYSAMTDVETAPGVWSAWKSLGSANPDDPTLQGDPAALTEQNGNVTVFVRNLGTGVSAKTLNPGGSWPSTWADLGGFDVRDDLAAGLGGSGAGELFAPSGQGILHWKQNTARRWAMDSSPLTPAAAGKTQVSFALNKDGRPEIFYADPNNPSVATQWTQGNGTWTRSPGLIGGSPPMLESVAATTAPDGRISIAIRNSGGGVSMASQTAANVGFSGSWPDLGNVIVGAPAIASDSDGRLIVLACELDGALHINRQTAAGTGSPFGGWQLVGH; from the coding sequence ATGCGCCCTCCCGTCAAACTCCGCGCCGCCTTGCTGGCGTTCGCCGCGGCCTTGTTCAGCGTGCCGTCGGCGCCGGCCCGCGCTGACACGTTCGCCGCCTCTCCGAGCATCGTCCAAGTCGTCGCGCACGCCGACGACACCTTCCTCTTCTTCAATCCAGACCTGCGCAAGGTCTACGACTTCCCGCTGGTCACGGTGTTCCTCACGGCCGGCGCGGCGACCACCGAGGTCGGGCCGAACCAGGCCTTCTCCAGCACCTGCCTGTACGGCCAGAGCCGCGACAAGGGCGCGCGGGCCGCCGCCGCCGAGATCGCCGGCGTGCGGAACCCGACGTGGACCCGGACCCCGATCACCTTCGCCGGCAAGGTCGCGGAGGAGGACACCCTCGACCAGGCGCCGCAGGTGAAGCTGGTCTTCTTCAAGCTGCACGACGCCGGGGACGCCAACTACGTCAGCGGCGTGAACAAGCAGGGCATCCTGGAGCAGATCTACAACTCCGGCCAGATCACCGGCTGGCACCAGGCCACCATGGGCACCCTGGCGGCCGACGGCGGCTCGGACTGCGAGCAGCAGTACGCGAACCAGACGTACACGAAGTCCCAGCTGACCGCCTCGCTGACGGCACTCTACGCGCACTACAACGCGACCGTCGTCTACGGCATGGACCCGCACCGCTTCGACAGCGACCCGGGCAACACCGACCACCTCGGCGCCGGCGGCTTCACCCTGGACTCCGTCGCGGCGTACCACGGCCCGGGCAGCGGCGGGCACGTCCTGCTGCGGCCCTACCGCGACTACAACATCAGCAAAGAGGGATCCACCCTCAACGGCGGCGACAGCGCGACCAAGAACGGCGACTTCATCAGCTACCTCGGTCCGGACCGCGGCGACATCCCCGGGGTCTACCACGGCTTGTACGACACGTCGCCGGACCCGAACAACAGCTTCTACACGCCCTTCTACAGCCGCCAGTACTCGCGGTGGCCGAACGGCGAGGTGTGGACGGCGCTGGACGGGACCGGCAAGCTCAACGCCTTCGCCATCCTCAACAGCCAGGTCCAGCAGTGGATCGAGACGACCCCGGGCGGCGCCTGGACCGGTCCGACGCCGATCCCCAACAGCTCCGGACTCACCCCGACGCTCTCGGTGATCCGCGATCCCTCGGGCATGCTGCGGGTGTTCACGACCCGGCTGTCGGACTACTCCGCGATGACGGACGTCGAGACCGCGCCGGGCGTCTGGAGCGCCTGGAAGTCGCTGGGCAGCGCGAACCCCGACGACCCGACGCTGCAAGGCGACCCGGCCGCGCTCACCGAGCAGAACGGCAACGTGACGGTGTTCGTCCGCAACCTCGGCACCGGGGTCAGCGCCAAGACCCTGAATCCGGGCGGCAGCTGGCCCAGCACATGGGCCGACCTCGGCGGCTTCGACGTCCGCGACGACCTCGCGGCGGGCCTCGGCGGCAGCGGCGCCGGCGAGCTGTTCGCCCCGTCCGGACAAGGCATCCTGCACTGGAAGCAGAACACGGCGCGCCGGTGGGCGATGGACTCCTCGCCGCTGACCCCGGCGGCGGCCGGCAAGACCCAGGTCTCCTTCGCGCTCAACAAGGACGGCCGGCCGGAGATCTTCTACGCCGATCCGAACAACCCGAGCGTCGCGACCCAGTGGACGCAGGGCAACGGCACCTGGACCCGCTCGCCCGGGCTGATCGGCGGCAGCCCGCCGATGCTGGAGAGCGTCGCGGCCACGACCGCGCCGGACGGCCGGATCAGCATCGCGATCCGCAACTCCGGCGGCGGGGTCAGCATGGCGTCGCAGACCGCGGCGAACGTCGGGTTCTCCGGATCGTGGCCGGATCTGGGGAACGTGATCGTCGGCGCGCCGGCGATCGCTTCCGACTCCGACGGGCGGCTGATCGTGCTCGCCTGCGAGCTGGACGGCGCGCTGCACATCAACCGGCAGACGGCGGCGGGGACGGGGAGTCCGTTCGGCGGCTGGCAGCTCGTGGGGCACTGA
- a CDS encoding YceD family protein, with protein sequence MPGTTPKKPAQPDPRSPYVVDTQDFGRRPGSMRKLHETVPAPESIGDKDGVASVPAGSDVDLDARLEAVVEGVLATGTVSAAVAGECVRCLDPLDLDVEAEFQELFFFPGEDTGGDEDAVFLVNDLLDLEPIVHDAVVLALPSAPLCRDDCQGLCPECGVNLNDDPEHSHETADPRWAALADLKDQVASNSGTAPVAPPARDQE encoded by the coding sequence ATGCCTGGCACGACGCCGAAGAAGCCGGCGCAGCCCGACCCCCGCTCGCCGTATGTCGTGGACACCCAAGACTTCGGCCGGCGCCCGGGATCGATGCGCAAACTGCACGAGACCGTACCGGCGCCGGAGTCCATCGGGGACAAGGACGGGGTCGCCAGCGTGCCGGCGGGTTCGGACGTGGATCTCGACGCGCGGCTGGAAGCCGTCGTGGAGGGGGTCCTCGCGACCGGTACTGTGAGTGCCGCGGTCGCCGGGGAGTGCGTCCGGTGCCTGGACCCGCTGGACCTCGATGTCGAGGCCGAGTTCCAGGAACTGTTCTTCTTCCCGGGTGAAGACACGGGAGGCGATGAGGACGCGGTGTTCCTCGTCAACGATCTGCTCGACCTCGAGCCGATCGTGCACGACGCGGTGGTGCTCGCACTGCCGTCGGCACCGCTGTGCCGGGACGACTGCCAGGGTTTGTGCCCCGAATGCGGGGTCAACCTGAACGACGACCCGGAACACTCGCACGAGACCGCCGACCCCCGGTGGGCGGCCTTGGCGGACCTGAAGGACCAAGTAGCAAGCAACAGCGGTACGGCGCCGGTCGCCCCGCCCGCCCGAGACCAGGAGTAG